A genomic segment from Desulfurispirillum indicum S5 encodes:
- the cydC gene encoding heme ABC transporter ATP-binding protein/permease CydC: MRELLPFVRLFWPSRLWIFWGAFFGLATMVASVGLLALSGWFLSAAAFAGLSVISAREFNFFTPSAGVRGFAILRTGGRYAERILSHEATFRLLASLRVWFYQRIEPLAPAGLLRHRSGDLLSRIVTDIDTLDGLFLRVISPLLIALGLAAIAGTFLWWLSPVLALIFWFFFALAGLLVPLLVRHMGNQIGRTMQQCGARLRTAAVEDMQGMADLMVYGADTRHRARLLEESERLLMQQERMARVSGLSSALMTLLAGLAAVSALFAAIPLAQQSVFDGAMLALITFGILATFEAVLPIPHAFQFLGKTREAARRLLEVTEVEPAVTFPENPCREAAGALCLKSVSFAYAGGSGAEALRDVSLSVADGAKVAIVGPSGSGKSTLAHLLVRFWDPRSGQITLGDSDLRQLSEEQLRNTITLVSQKSHIFCATMRENLLIAAPHADEQQLWQALEQAQLADFVRGLPEGLDTWAGEGGARLSGGQARRLVLARALLKNVSIWVLDEPTEGLDAVTQQQFMATLLDSLAGQTLILITHITAGLEAMDTVYFMEDGQLICSGSHRQLLRTSERYRVFTNCAGD; this comes from the coding sequence ATGAGGGAACTGCTGCCCTTTGTGCGCCTCTTCTGGCCCAGCCGCCTGTGGATATTCTGGGGAGCCTTTTTCGGACTTGCCACCATGGTGGCAAGCGTCGGTCTGCTGGCCCTTTCGGGCTGGTTTCTCAGTGCGGCGGCCTTTGCCGGCCTCAGTGTCATCAGTGCCAGGGAGTTCAATTTCTTTACCCCCAGTGCCGGAGTGCGGGGGTTTGCCATCCTGCGTACCGGTGGCCGCTATGCCGAGCGTATCCTCTCCCACGAAGCCACCTTCCGTCTGCTGGCCTCGCTGCGTGTCTGGTTTTACCAGCGCATTGAGCCCCTGGCGCCGGCAGGGCTGCTCCGCCATCGCAGTGGCGATCTGCTCAGCCGCATTGTCACCGATATAGATACCCTGGACGGCCTCTTTCTCCGGGTCATATCACCGCTGCTGATCGCCCTGGGCCTGGCAGCCATAGCCGGAACCTTTCTGTGGTGGCTCTCCCCGGTGCTTGCATTGATATTCTGGTTTTTCTTCGCCCTGGCCGGGCTGCTGGTTCCCCTGCTGGTCAGGCACATGGGCAATCAGATTGGTCGGACCATGCAGCAGTGCGGCGCGCGTCTGCGCACCGCAGCGGTAGAGGATATGCAGGGTATGGCCGACCTGATGGTGTACGGAGCCGATACCAGGCATCGCGCCCGGCTGCTGGAGGAGAGTGAACGCCTGCTGATGCAGCAGGAGCGCATGGCGCGGGTCAGTGGCCTCAGCAGTGCCTTGATGACGCTCCTGGCGGGCCTGGCGGCTGTGAGCGCCCTCTTCGCGGCGATTCCCCTGGCTCAGCAGAGCGTCTTTGACGGAGCCATGCTGGCCCTGATCACCTTCGGTATTCTGGCGACCTTTGAGGCTGTGCTCCCCATTCCCCACGCCTTTCAGTTCCTGGGCAAGACGCGGGAAGCGGCCCGCCGCCTGCTGGAAGTGACAGAGGTAGAGCCCGCCGTCACTTTCCCTGAAAACCCCTGCCGGGAGGCTGCCGGGGCGCTGTGTCTGAAAAGCGTCAGCTTTGCCTACGCAGGGGGCAGTGGAGCCGAGGCCCTGCGGGATGTTTCCCTGAGTGTAGCCGACGGAGCCAAAGTGGCAATCGTTGGGCCATCGGGCAGTGGAAAGTCGACCCTGGCTCACCTGCTGGTGCGCTTCTGGGATCCACGCAGCGGACAGATAACCCTTGGCGACAGCGATCTGCGTCAGCTCAGCGAGGAGCAGCTGCGCAACACCATCACCCTGGTCTCTCAGAAGTCCCATATCTTCTGCGCCACCATGCGGGAGAATCTGCTTATTGCCGCGCCCCATGCTGACGAACAGCAGCTGTGGCAGGCTCTGGAGCAGGCGCAGCTGGCTGATTTTGTCAGGGGGTTGCCGGAGGGCCTGGATACCTGGGCCGGCGAAGGGGGGGCGCGCCTTTCCGGCGGCCAGGCTCGCCGTCTGGTGCTGGCGCGGGCGCTTTTGAAGAACGTCTCCATCTGGGTGCTGGATGAGCCCACCGAGGGCCTGGATGCCGTGACCCAGCAGCAGTTTATGGCAACGCTGCTGGACAGCCTGGCAGGGCAGACCCTGATCCTGATTACCCATATCACGGCAGGGCTGGAAGCCATGGACACCGTTTATTTCATGGAGGACGGGCAGCTGATCTGCAGTGGCAGCCATCGACAGTTGTTGCGTACCAGTGAGCGGTATCGGGTTTTTACGAATTGCGCGGGTGACTAG